A genome region from Phalacrocorax carbo chromosome 27, bPhaCar2.1, whole genome shotgun sequence includes the following:
- the LOC135317763 gene encoding acrosin-like encodes MTLLAVLVLLAVCWPVYGTWDNCGGTCGLRPMASHYGTLRVVGGTDAQPGAWPWIVSIQDPGKTGTGHICGGSLISPQWVLTAAHCFIKARHITMWRVVIGATRLTQLGPEAQVRNIKRLLAHEHYTSISERNDIALLELDQPVQCSSYIQLACVPDASLRVSEMTACYISGWGSTTARCEFPSSTDVLQEAKVRLIDVNLCNSSWWYRGAIHSHNLCAGYAQGGIDTCQGDSGGPLVCKDNNADYFWLVGVTSWGKGCARAKQPGVYTSTQHFYDWISVQMGLRPAVTATPAPRPGFTSTPFQRPRPTPTQPGRFTPCPFPRQKLVEFFNVLQELLQVLRGKRA; translated from the exons ATGACTTTGCTGGCcgtcctggtcctgctggccGTGTGCTGGCCTGTGTACGGCACATGGGACAACTGTGG AGGGACCTGCGGGCTCCGGCCCATGGCTTCTCACTACGGCACGTTGCGCGTCGTGGGCGGCACAGATGCCCAGCCAGGGGCCTGGCCCTGGATCGTCAGCATCCAGGATCCTGGGAAAACAGGCACGGGGCATATATGCGGAGGGTCCCTCATCAGCCCACAGTGGGTCCTCACAGCAGCCCACTGCTTCATCAAGGCTAG GCACATCACCATGTGGCGCGTGGTGATCGGGGCCACTCGGTTGACTCAGCTGGGCCCCGAGGCCCAAGTGCGCAATATTAAGCGGCTCCTGGCTCACGAACACTACACTAGTATCTCGGAGAGGAACGACATTGCGTTGCTGGAATTGGaccagcctgtccagtgcagcTCCTACATACAGCTTGCCTGCGTGCCTGACGCCTCGCTGAGAGTGTCAGAGATGACAGCCTGCTACATCAGTGGTTGGGGTTCCACGACTGCAAGATGTGAGTTCCCGA GCTCGACTGATGTCCTGCAGGAGGCCAAGGTCCGCCTCATTGACGTCAAcctctgcaacagcagctggtggTACAGAGGGGCCATCCACAGCCACAACTTGTGTGCCGGCTATGCGCAGGGCGGCATCGACACCTGCCAG GGTGACAGCGGTGGTCCTCTCGTCTGCAAAGACAACAACGCGGACTACTTCTGGCTTGTCGGAGTGACGAGCTGGGGGAAAGGCTGTGCCAGAGCAAAACAGCCCGGAGTCTACACCTCCACTCAGCACTTTTACGACTGGATCTCGGTGCAGATGGGCCTGCGCCCAGCAGTAACGGCTACTCCAGCGCCACGGCCAGGCTTCACCTCAACCCCCTTTCAGAGGCCGAGGCCAACACCAACGCAACCGGGCAGGTTTACGCCCTGCCCGTTTCCACGCCAGAAGCTGGTGGAATTCTTTAAtgtgctgcaggagctcctgcaggtcctgaggggaaaaagggctTGA